The proteins below come from a single Caulobacter segnis ATCC 21756 genomic window:
- a CDS encoding BaiN/RdsA family NAD(P)/FAD-dependent oxidoreductase produces the protein MENFDVLVIGAGAAGMMCAIEAGKRGRSVLAIDHAKAPGEKIRISGGGRCNFTNTGASIHNFLSANPKFALSALRRYRPKDFIALVERYGVAYHEKTLGQLFCDGSAKQIIDMLLTEMRAAGVTLRLETAVQGVTKADDGFKVTLSSGEVRCASLVVASGGKSIPKMGATGLGYDIAKQFGLGIVETRPALVPLTFEPGMLARLTPLSGVALDAVVAHGKTKFREGMLFTHRGLSGPSILQISSYWREGDEIRVDMAPGVDALAALKAARTATPRQAVATVLSTLLPKRVAQVIAEEEAAGKGNIADCSDKVLGRLAAAVNAWTFKPVGSEGYRTAEVTLGGVDTDDLDSRTLEAKAVRGLYFIGEVVDVTGWLGGYNFQWAWASGWSAGQVA, from the coding sequence TTGGAAAATTTCGACGTCCTGGTGATCGGCGCGGGCGCGGCCGGCATGATGTGCGCCATCGAGGCGGGCAAGCGCGGGCGCTCGGTGCTGGCGATCGACCATGCCAAGGCCCCGGGCGAGAAGATCCGCATCAGCGGCGGCGGGCGCTGCAACTTCACCAACACCGGCGCGTCGATCCATAATTTCCTGTCGGCGAACCCGAAGTTCGCCCTGTCGGCCCTGCGTCGCTATCGCCCCAAGGACTTCATCGCCCTCGTCGAGCGGTACGGCGTCGCCTATCACGAGAAGACCCTGGGCCAGCTATTCTGCGATGGCTCGGCCAAGCAGATCATCGACATGTTGCTGACCGAGATGAGGGCCGCCGGCGTGACGCTGCGGCTCGAGACCGCCGTGCAGGGCGTGACCAAGGCCGATGACGGCTTCAAGGTGACGCTGTCGTCGGGCGAGGTGCGATGCGCGTCGCTGGTCGTGGCCAGCGGCGGCAAGTCGATCCCGAAGATGGGCGCGACGGGCCTGGGCTACGACATCGCCAAACAGTTTGGGCTGGGGATCGTCGAGACCCGCCCGGCGCTGGTGCCGCTGACCTTCGAGCCCGGCATGCTGGCGCGGCTGACGCCGTTGTCGGGCGTGGCGCTGGACGCCGTGGTCGCGCACGGCAAGACCAAGTTCCGCGAGGGGATGCTGTTCACCCACCGGGGCCTGTCGGGCCCCTCGATCCTGCAGATCTCGTCCTATTGGCGCGAGGGCGACGAGATCCGGGTCGACATGGCGCCGGGCGTCGACGCCCTGGCCGCGCTGAAGGCGGCCCGCACCGCCACGCCGCGCCAGGCGGTGGCGACCGTGCTGTCGACCCTGCTGCCCAAGCGCGTCGCCCAGGTGATCGCCGAGGAAGAGGCGGCCGGGAAGGGCAATATCGCCGACTGCTCGGACAAGGTGCTGGGCCGGCTGGCCGCGGCGGTCAACGCCTGGACCTTCAAGCCGGTGGGCTCTGAAGGCTATCGCACGGCGGAAGTGACGCTGGGCGGGGTCGACACCGACGACCTGGATTCCCGCACGCTGGAGGCCAAGGCCGTGCGGGGACTCTATTTCATCGGCGAGGTGGTGGACGTCACCGGCTGGCTGGGCGGCTATAACTTCCAGTGGGCCTGGGCGTCGGGCTGGAGCGCCGGGCAGGTCGCTTGA